A genomic window from Halorubrum trapanicum includes:
- a CDS encoding non-histone chromosomal MC1 family protein, translating to MVREDGKRNFALREEDGSEPSEFSGNMPRQAALKAARTLEPAPSEEEAERTTLRLREKGTQKVHEYEGWAWKDGAPEVDDADDDFWLNDLDDITKANVSKQGIEYLDDE from the coding sequence ATGGTACGTGAAGACGGTAAGCGAAACTTTGCCCTGCGAGAGGAAGACGGATCGGAACCGAGCGAGTTCTCGGGAAACATGCCGCGTCAGGCGGCGCTCAAAGCGGCTCGAACCCTCGAGCCGGCACCCTCCGAGGAGGAGGCGGAGCGAACGACGCTCCGTCTTCGGGAGAAGGGGACCCAGAAGGTCCACGAGTACGAGGGGTGGGCCTGGAAGGACGGCGCTCCTGAGGTCGACGACGCGGACGACGACTTCTGGCTCAACGACCTCGACGACATCACCAAGGCGAACGTCTCGAAGCAGGGCATCGAGTATCTCGACGACGAGTAG
- a CDS encoding quinone-dependent dihydroorotate dehydrogenase → MGAYDLLKPALFRLPPETAHRLIHRLLGGVQGTPVADALAERYAVDDERLAVEAFESAFPNPVGVAAGFDKNAHVPRALASLGFGHVEVGGVTAERQPGNPRPRLFRLKEDKALVNRMGFNNEGADRVGERLDRDPLPEVPVGINIGKSKSTPLAEAPDDYLYTYERVADAGDYFVVNVSSPNTPGLRELQNREALERILGTLADAGADPLLVKLSPDLPEPAVEDALGVVDDLDLDGVIATNTTTSRPDSLRSHSRAERGGLSGKPIESLATERVRFVAARTDVPVIGVGGVTDAAGAYEKIRAGASLVQLYTGLVYEGPGLARDINEGLLELLERDGFDSVDEAVGADL, encoded by the coding sequence ATGGGCGCGTACGACCTGTTGAAACCAGCACTGTTCCGGCTGCCGCCGGAGACCGCGCACCGACTGATCCACCGACTGCTCGGCGGCGTCCAGGGGACGCCCGTCGCTGACGCGCTCGCCGAGCGGTACGCGGTCGACGACGAGCGGCTCGCGGTCGAGGCGTTCGAGTCGGCGTTCCCGAACCCCGTGGGCGTCGCGGCCGGGTTCGACAAGAACGCGCACGTGCCGCGGGCGCTGGCGTCGCTCGGGTTCGGGCACGTCGAAGTGGGCGGCGTCACCGCCGAGCGACAGCCCGGAAACCCGCGTCCGCGACTGTTCCGACTGAAGGAGGACAAGGCGCTCGTCAACCGGATGGGGTTCAACAACGAGGGCGCCGACCGGGTGGGCGAACGGCTCGACCGCGACCCACTCCCCGAGGTGCCGGTGGGGATCAACATCGGGAAGTCGAAGTCGACGCCGCTGGCCGAGGCCCCCGACGACTACCTGTACACGTACGAGCGCGTCGCGGACGCGGGCGACTACTTCGTCGTCAACGTCTCCAGCCCGAACACCCCGGGCCTCCGCGAGCTCCAGAACCGCGAGGCCTTAGAGCGCATCCTCGGGACGCTCGCCGACGCCGGCGCGGATCCGCTGCTCGTGAAGCTCTCGCCGGACCTCCCGGAGCCGGCGGTCGAGGACGCGCTCGGCGTCGTCGACGACCTCGACCTCGACGGGGTCATCGCGACCAACACGACGACCTCCCGACCGGACTCGCTGCGGAGCCACAGCCGGGCCGAGCGCGGCGGCCTCTCGGGGAAGCCGATCGAGTCGCTCGCCACGGAGCGAGTCCGGTTCGTCGCGGCGCGAACGGACGTGCCGGTGATCGGCGTGGGCGGGGTCACCGACGCGGCGGGCGCCTACGAGAAGATACGGGCGGGCGCCTCGCTCGTCCAGCTGTACACGGGGCTCGTCTACGAGGGGCCGGGACTCGCGCGCGACATCAACGAGGGGCTCCTCGAACTGCTCGAACGGGACGGCTTCGACTCGGTCGACGAGGCCGTCGGCGCGGACCTGTGA
- a CDS encoding valine--tRNA ligase: MPSGEYDPDAVEPRWQRRWVDEETYAYSADDPVDPNTVFSIDTPPPTVSGSLHMGHLYGFTLQDFVARFERMNGGETFFPFGYDDNGIASERLTEDELGVRHQEFERREFQRKCREVCANYEEQFTENVQSLGVSVDWDHTYQTIEPRVQRVSQLSFVDLYDQGREYREKAPAIWCPECETAISQVETEDDEQGSHFNDIAFTVAGSGDDGDGDDPEEFVISTTRPELLPACVAVFVHPDDDENQDLVGESAEVPLFGHEVPIIADERVDRETGSGIVMCCTFGDKNDIEWYQVHDLDLRVAIDESGHMTDVAEGYEGLHADEAGEAIVEDLDEAGALLDRRDITHTVNVHERCGTSVEFLVTEQWYVEMLDKTDEYLEIGRKMEWSPEKMFTRYEHWVEGLQWDWLISRQRSSGIPFPVWYCDDCGEEVIAEKADLPVDPLSDDPPVDACPECGHDGFEPEDDVLDTWATSSLTPLINAGWDWDEEAEEFTMERPELYRFDLRPQGHDIISFWLFHTLVKCYEHTGEVPFEETMINGHVLDENREKMSKSVGNVVEPEEVLEEFPVDATRYWAAGTAVGDDFPFKEKDLRAGEKLIRKLWNASKLVESLAPEPFPAEPEGGLRELDRWLLAELDAEVERLTELLDDRAFSKARDELRSFFWNTFCDDYLEIAKQREDDPAAYTLRTAHRRFLKLFAPLLAHVTEELWHDMYADAVADVAAAGSDATAADADATAGTALADGAGDSIHLADWPEPLGVEADRDAGTAATAVVGALRKYKSENQLPLTAALDAVEVYADVRGFEDDITGVMHVDDLAVHPDGDAPVETVVTGIDLDYATVGPKYGDQVGDIEAALAQGEYEIDGDELHVAGVTLVGDEFAVEEERQYRGEGELLQADDVVVIVRNDA; the protein is encoded by the coding sequence ATGCCCAGTGGTGAGTACGACCCCGACGCCGTCGAGCCGCGCTGGCAGCGGCGCTGGGTCGACGAGGAGACGTACGCCTACTCCGCCGACGACCCGGTCGATCCGAACACCGTCTTCTCCATCGACACGCCCCCGCCGACGGTATCGGGGAGCCTCCACATGGGCCACCTGTACGGGTTCACCCTCCAGGACTTCGTCGCGCGCTTCGAGCGCATGAACGGCGGGGAGACGTTCTTCCCGTTCGGCTACGACGACAACGGCATCGCCTCCGAGCGCCTGACGGAGGACGAGCTCGGGGTCCGCCATCAGGAATTCGAGCGGCGCGAGTTCCAACGGAAGTGCCGGGAGGTGTGCGCGAACTACGAGGAGCAGTTCACCGAGAACGTCCAGTCGCTCGGGGTGTCCGTCGACTGGGACCACACCTACCAGACGATCGAGCCGCGCGTCCAGCGCGTCTCCCAGCTCTCCTTCGTCGACCTCTACGACCAGGGCCGCGAGTACCGCGAGAAGGCGCCCGCGATCTGGTGCCCCGAGTGCGAGACCGCCATCTCGCAGGTCGAGACCGAGGACGACGAGCAGGGCAGCCACTTCAACGACATCGCCTTCACCGTCGCCGGGAGCGGCGACGACGGCGACGGCGACGACCCCGAGGAGTTCGTCATCTCGACGACGCGCCCGGAACTTCTCCCGGCCTGCGTCGCCGTCTTCGTCCACCCGGACGACGACGAGAACCAGGACCTCGTCGGGGAGTCCGCCGAGGTCCCGCTGTTCGGCCACGAGGTGCCCATCATCGCGGACGAGCGCGTCGACAGGGAGACGGGCTCGGGCATCGTGATGTGCTGTACGTTCGGCGACAAAAACGACATCGAGTGGTACCAGGTCCACGACCTCGACCTCCGGGTCGCCATCGACGAGTCCGGCCACATGACCGACGTCGCCGAGGGGTACGAGGGGCTCCACGCCGACGAGGCCGGCGAGGCCATCGTCGAGGACCTCGACGAGGCGGGCGCGCTCTTAGACCGCCGCGACATCACCCACACCGTCAACGTCCACGAGCGCTGCGGGACGAGCGTCGAGTTCCTCGTCACCGAGCAGTGGTACGTCGAGATGCTCGACAAGACGGACGAGTACCTCGAGATCGGCCGGAAGATGGAGTGGTCCCCCGAGAAGATGTTCACCCGGTACGAGCACTGGGTCGAGGGGCTCCAGTGGGACTGGCTCATCTCCCGCCAGCGCTCCTCGGGCATCCCGTTCCCTGTGTGGTACTGCGACGACTGCGGCGAGGAGGTCATCGCCGAGAAGGCCGACCTGCCCGTCGACCCGCTCTCGGACGACCCGCCGGTCGACGCGTGTCCCGAGTGCGGGCACGACGGGTTCGAGCCCGAGGACGACGTGCTCGACACGTGGGCCACCTCCAGCCTCACCCCGCTGATCAACGCCGGCTGGGACTGGGACGAGGAGGCCGAGGAGTTCACGATGGAGCGCCCGGAGCTGTACCGGTTCGACCTCCGACCGCAGGGCCACGACATCATCAGCTTCTGGCTGTTCCACACCCTCGTCAAGTGTTACGAGCACACCGGGGAGGTCCCGTTCGAGGAGACGATGATCAACGGGCACGTCCTCGACGAGAACCGCGAGAAGATGTCGAAGTCCGTCGGCAACGTCGTCGAGCCGGAGGAAGTCCTCGAGGAGTTCCCGGTCGACGCCACGCGCTACTGGGCGGCCGGCACCGCCGTCGGCGACGACTTCCCGTTCAAGGAGAAGGACCTCCGCGCGGGCGAGAAGCTGATCCGGAAGCTGTGGAACGCCTCGAAGCTCGTCGAGTCGCTCGCGCCGGAACCGTTCCCGGCCGAGCCCGAGGGGGGACTCCGCGAGCTCGACCGGTGGCTGCTCGCCGAGCTCGACGCCGAGGTCGAGCGGCTCACAGAGCTGCTCGACGACCGCGCGTTCTCGAAGGCGCGCGACGAGCTCCGGAGCTTCTTCTGGAACACGTTCTGCGACGACTACCTCGAGATCGCCAAACAGCGCGAGGACGACCCGGCCGCGTACACGCTCCGGACCGCGCACCGCCGGTTCCTGAAGCTGTTCGCGCCCCTCCTCGCGCACGTCACCGAGGAGCTGTGGCACGACATGTACGCGGACGCCGTCGCGGACGTGGCCGCCGCGGGTTCCGATGCGACCGCCGCGGACGCCGACGCGACCGCCGGGACCGCCCTCGCAGACGGCGCGGGCGACTCGATCCACCTCGCGGACTGGCCCGAGCCGCTGGGCGTCGAGGCCGACCGCGACGCCGGGACCGCCGCCACGGCCGTCGTCGGCGCCCTCCGGAAGTACAAGAGCGAGAACCAGCTCCCGCTCACCGCCGCGCTCGACGCGGTGGAGGTGTACGCCGACGTGCGCGGGTTCGAGGACGACATCACCGGCGTGATGCACGTCGACGACCTCGCGGTCCACCCCGACGGCGACGCGCCCGTCGAGACGGTGGTCACGGGGATCGACCTCGACTACGCCACGGTCGGCCCGAAGTACGGCGACCAGGTCGGCGACATCGAGGCCGCCCTCGCGCAGGGGGAGTACGAGATCGACGGCGACGAGCTTCACGTCGCGGGCGTCACGCTCGTCGGCGACGAGTTCGCGGTCGAGGAGGAGCGGCAGTATCGGGGCGAGGGCGAGCTGCTTCAGGCGGACGACGTCGTCGTCATCGTCCGAAACGACGCGTAG
- a CDS encoding ferredoxin, whose product MYVEFDRDTCVGMYQCVAEWDAFEKNLNDGKADLKGSEEEEDDLFVVEVPDGEEFDAKFAARVCPVDAIEVYDDDGEQVV is encoded by the coding sequence ATGTACGTCGAGTTCGACCGCGACACCTGCGTCGGGATGTACCAGTGCGTCGCCGAGTGGGACGCCTTCGAGAAGAACCTGAACGACGGGAAGGCCGATTTAAAAGGGAGCGAGGAGGAAGAAGACGACCTGTTCGTCGTCGAGGTGCCCGACGGCGAGGAGTTCGACGCGAAGTTCGCGGCGCGCGTCTGCCCGGTCGACGCCATCGAAGTGTACGACGACGACGGCGAACAGGTGGTGTAG